Proteins encoded by one window of Aphis gossypii isolate Hap1 chromosome X, ASM2018417v2, whole genome shotgun sequence:
- the LOC114131793 gene encoding uncharacterized protein LOC114131793, producing the protein MNTSTLVWFALCCCSSLAVPMPDRRLRQTDRVVVTEAAEDVDQPFDPSLDALADAKYDEGDATTDDREKRQLSFVQGKLLNFLKPLPVVDVTREEDKYGNDGDKFNRIGRGIIGGVETVSNMLTSALSFPVDTVKKLSRTATEMLNNLGGRLIGLQ; encoded by the exons ATGAACACTTCAACTCTCGTCTGGTTCGCCCTGTGCTGTTGCTCGTCGTTGGCCGTTCCGATGCCCGACCGACGGCTGCGGCAGACCGACCGGGTCGTTGTCACCGAGGCTGCTGAGGACGTCGACCAACCGTTCGACCCATCGCTGGACGCCTTGGCGGACGCCAAGTACGACGAAGGCGACGCCACCACCGACGACAGGGAAAAGCGGCAGTTGTCCTTCGTCCAGGGCAAGctgttgaattttttgaaa ccTTTACCGGTGGTCGATGTGACTAGAGAAGAAGATAAATACGGCAACGATGGTGACAAATTTAACAGGATTGGACGAGGTATAATCGGCGGCGTGGAAACTGTTTCCAATATGCTGACCTCGGCGCTTTCG tttccAGTGGATACAGTGAAAAAGTTATCCAGGACAGCTACCGAAATGCTAAACAATTTAGGTGGAAGATTAATAGGACTACAATGA